One window of the Rosa rugosa chromosome 3, drRosRugo1.1, whole genome shotgun sequence genome contains the following:
- the LOC133738773 gene encoding ethylene-responsive transcription factor SHINE 2-like has translation MVQSRKFRGVRQRQWGSWVSEIRHPLLKRRVWLGTFETAEAAARAYDQASILMNGQNAKTNFPNNNPPSDDQETKPTDHLPHGHQLPWDPKELAELLSSKLKKCCKDPSPSLTCLRLDNDNSHIGVWQKRPAGSRASSNWVMRIELGKKEKQYNTTVIENEGSTSTSSSSYLISQSSSAGSITNEAGIAIEEADEDHGEEDKLAMQMIEELLNWNSYPIPSPTSNVQEGN, from the exons ATGGTACAGTCAAGGAAGTTCAGAGGAGTCAGGCAGCGCCAGTGGGGCTCTTGGGTGTCAGAGATTCGCCACCCATTACT TAAGAGGAGGGTGTGGCTAGGCACATTTGAGACAGCTGAGGCAGCAGCAAGGGCATATGACCAAGCATCCATATTGATGAACGGTCAGAATGCCAAGACCAATTTTCCCAATAACAACCCACCATCTGATGATCAAGAAACTAAACCTACTGATCATCTTCCTCATGGTCATCAGCTTCCATGGGATCCCAAAGAACTTGCAGAGCTGCTCAGCTCCAAGCTCAAGAAGTGTTGCAAAGACCCATCTCCTTCCCTCACTTGTCTGAGACTCGACAACGACAATTCTCACATTGGAGTGTGGCAGAAGCGCCCCGCTGGATCACGCGCAAGCTCTAATTGGGTCATGAGAATTGAGCTGGGGAAGAAGGAGAAGCAATATAACACTACAGTTATTGAAAATGAAGGatcaacatcaacatcatcatcatcatatttaaTAAGTCAATCATCATCAGCTGGATCAATTACTAACGAGGCTGgaattgcaattgaagaagcTGATGAGGATCATGGTGAAGAGGATAAGCTTGCAATGCAAATGATAGAGGAATTACTCAACTGGAATAGTTATCCAATTCCTTCACCTACAAGTAATGTTCAAGAAGGGAATTAA